One Candidatus Omnitrophota bacterium genomic window, CTGGGGATAGGGGAAATATCCCATCCTACGCCGCTTTTGCACGTCCTACGCCGCGCCAATATGCAGCCGGGCGATCTTTCCCGCTTCGGCGCCGATCTTTCGCCCTATCATCCCCGCGTTTTGGAACAATTGGATATCGAAACTAAATACCAGGGTTATATCGAACGCCAGCAGAAGGAGATCGAAGAAGACCGCAAGGCGGACCGCCGCCGCATTCCCCCCGATATCGATTACGACGGCATCGCCGTCATGCGCAAGGAAGCGCGGGAGAAATTCAAACGCGTCCAGCCCGCCACCATTGGCCAGGCCGCCCGCATACCCGGCATCTTTCCTGCGGATATCACCGTTCTATGGGTCAGCGTTATGAAATATGCGAAAGAAGATCCCGCCGCGTGAGGCTATCTCACGTTATGAAATCCTATTCCCTCGCCCTTTGGGAGAGGGTTAGGGTGAGGGGGATAAGTATATACTAATCAACCCTCACCTAGCCTCTCCCCATCTTGGTAGAGGGATTTTTAGACGGCTATTTCAGCAGAATATGGAATACGATCATTTCTGCTTTACCGGCAGCCTAAATTCAGGTTGGGATCGGCGATTTTGCGGTAGATGAGAATGGCGTCGTTGGCCATGATCTTCCCATCCCCGTTGACGTCGGCAGTCCAGCGCATTTCTTCCATCGTCACACCGGGAGGAACCTCGACGGGCAGATCGATACTCAAGCGTAGGATGTAAATTACGTCTTCTATCCCGATTTTCCCGTCGCCGTTTACATCGCCGCAGAGAGGGGCGGGCGTGGGCGCATCCGTCGGCGTGGGGGTGACGGATGCCGTAGGCGTACTCGTCGGCGTGGGAGTGTAGACGGCTGTAGGCGTACTGACTGAAATGGGAGTATGGGTTGGCGTGCGTGTAAACGTCGGCTTAGGCGTGGATGTCGGCGTGCGGGTGGACGAAGGCGTGAGCGATGGAGTCAGCGTGGGGGTGGGCGTGTTCGTCGGTTGCGGCGTGGGCGTCGAGGGTATTGGCGTTGCGATTCGGCTGGAGATGGTGAAAGTAAAATCGTAAGAGCCGCGATTGCCGATGGAGATGAAATAGCGAGTTTTTTCCAAAGGAACATCGCCTTGTTGGCTTAGCGTTACGATCTTTTGGAGAGCCGTATCTTTGACGGTAAACGTTTTGAATCCGCCATTGCTAAGTTCTCTTGCAATATCAATAGTGTATTTGGAATTTTGGTCGAAATCGAAGACGATATTGACGCTTCCCTCCGATCCCGAAGGCGCCAGGAGGAATTTATAGGGGGCATAATATCCCGCTTTGGCCCCGCCCACAGTTTTGGAATTCAATCCCATCAAGTACGTATAGTTTTCGTCGCTCGGCAAACTGGCTTGTTCCACGGAGATATCGATGCCCGAGGTATAGTTCAAACTTTTCACTTCGACGATCGTCTCCGCGCTACGGGCTGCGCCGCCGCTGGAATAATACTGGGCTTTGATCGGGTTTCTGAAAGAGGGGCTGTTCGATTGTTCGGCGTGTTGTCCTACGCTGGACGTGCCTTTGAAATAGGAATCGACCGCTTCCGCCATTACTTCGTATTTTCCTGGAGGCAATCCGGCGATTTCGTAAGCTCCCCGGTTATTGTAGGTTCCCGAAACCGTGGTGGCGATGCGGCTCACGGGATCGTTTGCGTCGCGGGCGATAATATTGACGCCCGGCAGTTCCGTCGAACCTCGCTTTACGGTTCCGCGAATGCTGCCGGTGGAATTCTTGTGATAGATCGTAGGATAGAGGTTGGAAACGGCGATCTTGTCGTCGAAGGAAAGCTCCTGCCGTTGGCTGTCGTCGTCGGTCGTGGTGGGATAAAGGACGGATATCGTTCCGTCGTTCGAGCCGATTCCGTCTTGCGCAAGATGCCGCGAGTATTGCGAATGATCCAATCCGAAGACATGGCCGACTTCGTGAAGAAAGGTGGCCTGGATTTTGGTTTGGGAGTAATGTTCCCGCTCGAAATAATATCCGTTGAAGACGATTTGCGCCTTGACGATATCGCTATTGTTTATCGATGTGGAAGTAAGCCCTAAAATATTCGTTTTCGAACCTGAACCCATGAGCAGATCGATGATCGAACCGTCGTCGTCGAAGATGATGGGATTGGCGTCGCTGGGGAGGCTATTGACGATGCGATTGTAATTTTTGGAAGTGACGTCTTCGGAAAGGACGTCTTTGGCTTTATCGAAGGCGAGCGTGGATGTATCGACGCGGCTCCATTTTTGAAAGGCGGTTTGTATAAGATTTATGGCCTGGTAATTGGACAGCGGACCCATGGCGCCTTGATCCACCTGATAGAGAAGCGTTTTTCCATTGGGCTTCCAGGTTACCGGCGATCCATTGTAAACCGAAAGCGGGCCTCCCGCCCATGAGGCGGAAGCGAATAATCCTATAAGGAACCCGAATTTTCCAATTCGCATAAAAATCAAATACCCGATCTTAGTTTTTGGCTTTGATTTCATTGTATCGTCAGGTGATGGAAATGACTATCCTGTGAGGAATGAGGAATGAGGAATATAAGATGATAGAAAAAAATTGGATAAAGGCGTTTTGAGGGTTTTCGCAGCAGGAGCAAGTTACTCTATGTAATCATCCACGTTTCTTTAGAAAATTGGAAAGAGATTGGCTATGAAAATTCTATTGAATATCGCTATCATCACCGCTTTCGCTGCGTTTCTATGGGCTTTGCATCGGCTGGCTCTATGGCTGGAAGATCGGGGCTGGATTTATTACCGGCGCAGGAGCGGCTCCGGCGGATCGGCTGTCGGAAACGCGCTTCATGAATTGCATTCCTTTTTTGAGACGGACGTTCGAAAAGCCCAAGAAGAAATCATGGAAGAAAAGGAAGAAAGAAGCGATATCGGCGCGCCGCCGTTTAAAGAAAAACCGGAGCCGCGGGAAGATAATGACAAATGATTGACGATGATACAAATCGTCGTTTGACGAGGGGGGAGATTTCAGTATCCGTTATATTATCTTCGCCGAAATTGGGGATGTTAATCTCATTGGGAATCGTCGGTGTACTATCGATAATGCAGGCGGGACGCCCGCGTTTTCATAAGCGTAATCTGAGTTGTTAACCGCTGGCTGCCGATACGAGAACGATCAGTCGCCGAGGCGGATGGATTGGTCGTTATTCGTCTGGTAAAGGGCGGTAGGTCTTACGGCGTCGCTGTTTTCGTGGGCGGGAATGATGGCGGCGGTGGGGCGATAACCTACGTTGGTGAAGGAAAGGGTGTCCAGGCGGCCAATGGGGCGGGCGCTTGTCAGCATCCTATTTCGTTCTTGTTGATATTGCCTGCTATTGAGGGCGTCATTGAATTGATCTTCAAGATCGGTCTCGGAGAGGGCGTTTTCGTTATTCTGCGCTATCTGTCGATCGTTCTGTTTGATATCGGCGCGAGTGAGGGCTTCGGCGGCCATGTTGATCAATTCGCTGGAGTAGCGGCTTTCCGGGACGTCGTTTTGCACTACAGCCATTTGGGTTTGTTGGACCCAGGGGTAGAGAAACACAGCGCCCATGACGCCGGCTAACGTCATCGCAGGAGCGAGGCGGAATAGTCCTTGGGGAAGGCGCAAGGAATTACGCACTTTATTCCAGGAGGATTGGCTCTGTTTGGCGGCGGCGATGCGGAAGCGCAAATCCTGCAAACAAGGAGCGGCGGGAGCGGATTCTTCTTGCCAAAGATCCAACGCCAGCCAGGTTTTTTGAAATTCATTCAACTCCTGACGGCATTCGGCGCAAATGGCCAAATGATGTTCCACATCGGAGCGTTCGGCGTGGGAAAGATTTCCCGACGCATAGGAGGTCAATCTTTCATGGTTATAGGGGCAGCTTCGTTCTACCATCGTCATTCTCTCTCTTGGCCGTTTATCACCCTATCACGCATATTCCCGCAACATCGGTTCCAGAATTTGCCGCAATTTCAAATGCGCCCGGTAGGCGCGCTGTTTGATGGAATCCGGAGTCGTATCCAGTATCTCTGCGATTTCGATGTAAGACATCCCTTGAAATTTATTCAATATTATAACTTCCCGTTGTTCTTCCGATAGACAATTGATCGCTTTTTTTATGGTTTCTTCGTCGATTTTTACGGCGAATACGTCGCGGGCGTCGCCGGCTGCGTCTTCCACCCGGTCGAGAAAGGAGCTGCCGCCGTTGTCATCGCTTTCCTTCATTTGGGAATCGGAATGCACCATACGGTTCCAGTAGCGTCTTTTCTCGTCGATGCAGAGGTTTCTGGCAATGCGGTAGAGCCAGGAAGTGAACTTGGAGCGCGGCTTCCAGGATTGCCGATTGTTGTAGATGCGCAGAAAGGTTTCCTGGACGAGATCTTCCGCCAGGTGGCGATCTTGTATGGTGCGGATAATGAACATCAAAACAGGGCGGTAGTGACGTTGGTAGAGAGCATCAAGCGCGTCGTCTCTTCCCCGTTGGCAAGCCAGCATCAGTTGCTCATCCGTCGCATCTGAATCCCACTTCATAGTTTGGGCGCCATCTTCGGCTTTGCAGCCGCCCTCAGCCCCTCTTTCCCATCGGCTTGGCCAGACATCGGCTTTGATCGCGCCTGCCGCGATGGCCGAGTCGACTACGCTTCCCAATACGCTCATGGACGCTCTTACCACGATAATGATCCTCACCGATCGTTACTAAAGCAACGCATTGGGTAAACGTATTCATCTTGGGTTGGTAACTATTTTTTTCAATTTTTTTATCGCTTGAGCCTCTTGCAAAATTCCATTATTCCTCCCCCATGCCTGGGGGAGGTTAGGAGGGGGTTGCCTTAAACCTAATAAAATCACCCCCCCTCTAACTCCCCCCAAACTTGGGGGGAGAATTAAAGCGTAGACTTTATCCATTTTGCAAGAACCTCGCTTTATTGAATTTATGAGAGACAGTATTTCACCGTTCTTTTTTTGGAAAGCATAAAAAACATTGAAAACATCAATTCTATCCGCCTTTTTTCAATAACGATTGAATTAGACGTTTGGATAACCTTTTTTACTTATTTGTTTTAAATATTCAAATATTTACATCGAAAATAACCAGTTTTCGATGAGTTAAATACTCGTCTATCCAATGAGCCTCTTGCAAAACTCCATTATTCCTCCCCCAAGCTTGGGGGAGGTTAGGAGGGGGTTGCTTTAAGTCTAACCAAATCAACCCCCCTCTAACTCCCCCCAAGCTTGGGGGGAGAATTTAAAAGCGGATTTTACTCATTTTGCAAGAGCCTCCAATAAATATAATACGCAGATTCTAGAATTTCGTTGCTTATTTAAAGCCGTAATATGTGATAATAATATTTCATTAATCGGTCTTTCGATTTATTTTTTACAGCATAATTTATTGAAAAATAATGAATTATATTCAATATCTTAACTCATTTTCGAATTTCGGGACAGTAAAATCACGTATTGTTGAGTTCTAATTTGGCTTCATCCTGGCATGCCCAATAAAAGTAAGAATCGTAATAAGGGAACAGAAGAGTTCCCCGGTTTACGATGCGAACCTTCAGCCATGTGCGCTTTACCGACTCGCCAGGGATGTCAAAAACCGTTTCGCGCCAGTTCCAGGGCGTACCGGAAACATTCCATTCGCCAAGATAAACGTCGTCGGCGAAAAGTTCCATGCGATAGGCGAAGGTTTCCGCTTTGCCGGTGTTATCGCAAGTGCGCAAGATCAAATGAACGGGAGCGCCGGGCGTGAGATTGAACAGATTGAACGATTCTTCCCCGTTTATGCGCCGTCCAGCGTCGACAATATCGTAGCGGTTGAGAATTCCTTGCTGGCGCAAGCGGGGAATCAGTTCCTCCCGTTCGTTCTCAATATTTGGCCATGTTTCGTCGATCTCCTCGTGATACCCAAAATTGCGCCGGAAAGGGATGGGAATTTCCGGATGGCGCCATCCATTCGTCTTACAGGCGTAATTGTGATTCTTTTCCGAATGCACATCGGCGGCGTCCAGAAAATCCCGAACCGTCCAGCCAGGTTTTATGGTTGCATTGCGAGGAGATTCTTCCATTCCCGCATATTCCCAATTGATCCGATAAACGGTTTTCTCAAAGGATTTATCGAAAGGATCGGGAAATTCGACTAGCGGACGATAAAAAATATCGTAGGTGCGAGCCATTTCTTTGAACCAAAGCGGGAAGACGGCGGCAACCTGGGGACGATTCTCTGGGGGGATATGTTCCAATTCTTCATAAAGCGCCCCTTCTCCCAAGCGATAAGGAAGCGTTACGCCATTGGTCGTTAAACCTACGAGATCGTAGGCTGGAAAATCGCCGAAATAAACGAGGGCGCCTGCGTCGTTGATGGCGATGGTTCCGGGAATTTGGTTATGAACCAGCCAATGGGCGGTTTGAACCTGTTTTTCGTAAATCGTCGCCGATTGATTGGAGAAGCGGGCGATCCAATGGGGAAAATAAGAGATATGAATTAATAGAGCGGCGGCGGCTATCGTCAACGCGGGAATGGAGGAGCGATCGGCGATCCAGGAGAAACAAACATCTATTCCGGCGGCGCCCATCAATAGAAACAGAGGGATGAGGGGGACAAGATAACGGAAACTATGCAGCGACCAGACTTCCAACGTGGCGGCGGCGGCTAATGAGACCGCTATCGGCGCACCCAGCCAAAGAGCAATCCATTTTCCTTGCGAACTACGGGAAAGAAAGACGCCGAGCCATCCCGCAAAAGCGAATAGCAACAAGCCGGGAAGGATATATTCTCCCGCCAAGGGAGTGATGGAGGGATGTCCGAAAAAGAATTTTACGATGGCGAAGAGGTTAGAGAGATATGTATCCGTTTTTTCGTAGAGCGTCATGAAAGGATTGTAGAATAGGCTTTTGGCGACAAGACCGTTGCCGCTCGATCGGCCCATTGTTTGAAGATAGAACAGAGACGGACCGATAAGTGAAAAGAAGAGAAATAGGAGAGACGACCAGAATTTTTCGCTTTGAACATGCCATTGGCGCCAGGAGCCGTTCCAAATGCTTTTCATGGCTAACAAAAAGATCAATACCGCCGCTATAATGACGCCTTCGGGGCGGCTCAAGGCAGTCAATCCTAACAGCAGCCCTAGGAGGGGAGAGTATCCTTCGTTGCGCAAAAGCCAATGGAACGAAAAAAGAAGCAAACACGTAAAAAGGGCGATTTCCATGCCCCCCCAAAATGCCCACGCCATATACCCAGAACAGAAAACCAATCCCGCCGAGCATAAGCCGATCCAAGGGCGGGATAAATCCTCGCCAAGGCGGAGGAGAGAATAAAACACGCCTGCCACGGAAAACAAGGCGATGATATGCGACCATATTATCAAGCCAATTCCATGAAAGCCTACTAAATAACCGAAAGCCAGAACATGGACGTAGAGAAAACTGGTCTCGCCGCCGCTGACCGGTTCGCCGTCATGGTATTGAAAATAGGCGCCGCGCGCCATTTGTTTGGCGTATTGCAAATGGATGAATGAATCGTCAAGGGGAAAGGATAAAGCGCCGGTTAGATTATATTGCGCGCCAATGAAGATCGCGCCTTGCGCCAGGGCGAAGAGGAGGCATAAACCGAAGCGTTTGGTTTGGGTGCGAAAAAGCCAATCGCCGGCGAGGGCGGTTATTCTCCCTCGCCGGATAACATTTACATCTTTGTCATCCCGCCAAATCTTCACCTTCGTCCACTCTTCAAACGAATAACTCAAGGTCAGAAAAAACCTTGCCCTTGTCACCCTAACAAAAACGACTAGGAGACTTAGGGACAGTGGGACAAGGGGACTTGGAGACTTATCACCTAGTCTCAAAGTCTCCCTGTCCCAAAGTCTCCCTGTCCCAAAGTCTCCCTGTCCCAAAGTCTCCCTGTCCCAAAGTCTCCCTGTCCCAAAGTCTCCCTGTCCCAAAGTCTCCCTGTCCCAAAGTCTCCCTGTCTCAAAGTCTCCCTGTCTCAAAGTCTCAAAATCCCTACTCCGACCAGGCGATGCGCAAGCCTCCGGTGTTGCGCTGGGAATCGGGGGGAAACTTGCCTCTGTCGGCGCTGCGCAGATATTCCGGACGTCCCATCCAGGAAGAGCCGCGCATGACTTTTTCCTCGCCCCAATCCATACCGATCGGATCGATCTGCGGATCCGGCGAATAGGGGCCGTACCAATCTTGACACCATTCCCATACGTTGCCGAACAGATCGTACAATCCCAATGGATTGGGCTTCAATTGGCCTACGGAGTGCAATTCGCCGTCGGAATTGTTGCGGAACCAGGCGTATTTTTCCCAATCCTCATCGGAAACGTCATTGCCCAGATAAGAAGCGGTTTGCGTACCGGCGCGGGCGGCGTATTCAAATTCGGCTTCGGTAGGCAGCCGGAAGCATCCGCCTGTTTTAAGCGAATTGAGTTGGCGGATGAAGTGTTGGCAGTCGTCCCAGCTGACTTTATTGACGGGAAAATCGCGGCCGGCGTCCGTAGAGGGATTGTTGCCCATCAATGCCTTCCATTGCGCTTGGGTGATTTCGTAAGCGCCTAAATAGAAATCCTTGGAAATCATTACGCGATGTTGGGGGCCTTCGTTCGCTTCGCGTCCTGCTTCCGATTCCGGGCTGCCCATGAGGAAGGAACCGGGGGAGATGCGGACGAGGCGCAGGGGAACGGCGCCTTGGGGAAGATTGGGCAAATCGACCGTAAATTCGGCGGTGGCGGCTTTTGTCTTGGCGGATTGTTCCGGCGTCATGGCGCAGGATAGAATAAAAAAAACAAGCAGGAGCGCGCCTACGATGCGGTATTGGCGGATCGATCGTTGAATCCTCATCGTTTTCTACCTCCTTGGCTTTAAATTTTTATCCATAGAATACAAGTAAAGGAGATAAAAAACAACAAAGGGCCGGTTGATATATCCGCCCCTTTTTTTGAAGCGCAAGAAAGAGGACATGGGGCCGCTTATTCCTCCGGCGGCGGTGCGCTTTCGACGATCATCGTTTCTCCGCGAAGTCTTTGCGCGATATGGTAAGATAGGGTAAGCAATCCCCGCGTAAGATGTTCGTGCACCAGGATCACGCCTTCGGGAACGACCAATTCCGTCGGAGCGAAATTCCAAATTCCCTTGACGCCCCCTTCCACTAGACGTTCGACGACATCCTGAGCGGCGGGAGCGGGAACGCAAACCACGCCGATGTCGATCGCCAGATCCCGGCAGATTTGCACCATCTTTTCGGCGTCGTTGACGTGAATATCGCGCACGGAGTAATTGTAGAATTTGGGATTGACGTCGAAAATCGCCTTCATCTTGAAGCCCTGATTTTCGAATCCCATGTAATTGGCCACTGCTTGGCCGATATTGCCGAAACCCACGATCGCGAAAGAGAGCGATCCGCGGGAAAGAAAAACTTCCCGAATGGTTTCCAGCAAAACCGCGACCTCATATCCGACGCCGGTCTGCCCGCGAACTTTCAAGGGCAGAAAGTCTTGTTTGACTACGGCGGGATTGACGCCCAAAAGATCGGCCAGCTTGCGCGTCGAGATTTGAGGAATGCCCTTGTGGTGGAATTCCTGAAGAACATTCAGGTATCTCGACATGCGGATCAAAGCGGCTTCGCTTAAAATTGGTGGATGTTCGCCAGAATTCATTACTGTCCCCATTCGTGTGAGAATGCTGTCGTTATGAGAAAAAACCGGCCCGCCGATGAAATCGCATGTTGAAATAAAAATCTTTTATCTTCTATTACGCCTTTTCGGACCTATCGAATTCGCCTGGTCAAAAGAGCAGGAAGGGTTTCATTGTTATGCGTTATTGAATCACGAAACCACGAAATTACTCGAATTCCACGAAATTTTGAATCACAGATATCGCGGATTTTTTTGGATTTCACGGAACAACGCAATTCACGGCGTGATCCCATGCGCCAATTTTTTTTCTTTTTTTTCGTGTTTTTCTTCGATTCGAAACGGCGATTCTAATTGACTACTGAGCCTCTTGCAAAACTCTATAATTCCTCCCCCAAGCTTGGGGGAGGTTAGGATGGGGTTGAGATAAGTCTAACAAAATCAACCCCCCTCTAACTCCCCCCAAACTTGGGGGGAGAATTAAAGCGTAGACTTTATCCATTTTGCAAGAGCCTCTATTTATAAAGATATTCAACCCAAATCGAAAGGGGATTTTAGCATAATTCTAATGAAAGTCCCATGCTCGTTTCGGATAAGGATATATTTATCTATCGGAAGCATCGGCGAGACTGTTCGGTGAACGCCTGGGAAACGAAGCCGATAGCGGGATGAGGTTCTATCGCCTTATTCGCTGCCGATGAGCGCTTTGGGTCTTGGCAATTGGATTTTTGGATTCAAAATAGTTTCAAGACGATGGATGCTACGGGGAAAAAAAGATAAGGTTAACGATGAATATACTTGGAATATCCGCCTTCTACCACGACAGCGCCGCTTGCTTGATTAAGGACGGAGAGATCGCCGCCGCCGCTCAGGAAGAGCGATTTACGCGCAAGAAGCATGACGCTTCTTTTCCCACTCACGCCATCAAAGCCTGCATGAAGTCGGCGGGCGTCAGCAAGGACCAATTGGATTACGTGGCGTTTTACGATAAGCCTTTCGTCAAATTCGAACGGATATTGGAAACCTATTTATCCGTCGCCCCTGCGGGCTTCCAATCGTTCCTTATGGCGATTCCGCTTTGGCTGCAAGAGAAACTATGGCTGCCCA contains:
- a CDS encoding formylglycine-generating enzyme family protein, yielding MRIQRSIRQYRIVGALLLVFFILSCAMTPEQSAKTKAATAEFTVDLPNLPQGAVPLRLVRISPGSFLMGSPESEAGREANEGPQHRVMISKDFYLGAYEITQAQWKALMGNNPSTDAGRDFPVNKVSWDDCQHFIRQLNSLKTGGCFRLPTEAEFEYAARAGTQTASYLGNDVSDEDWEKYAWFRNNSDGELHSVGQLKPNPLGLYDLFGNVWEWCQDWYGPYSPDPQIDPIGMDWGEEKVMRGSSWMGRPEYLRSADRGKFPPDSQRNTGGLRIAWSE
- a CDS encoding zf-HC2 domain-containing protein; the encoded protein is MTMVERSCPYNHERLTSYASGNLSHAERSDVEHHLAICAECRQELNEFQKTWLALDLWQEESAPAAPCLQDLRFRIAAAKQSQSSWNKVRNSLRLPQGLFRLAPAMTLAGVMGAVFLYPWVQQTQMAVVQNDVPESRYSSELINMAAEALTRADIKQNDRQIAQNNENALSETDLEDQFNDALNSRQYQQERNRMLTSARPIGRLDTLSFTNVGYRPTAAIIPAHENSDAVRPTALYQTNNDQSIRLGD
- a CDS encoding dockerin type I domain-containing protein yields the protein MRIGKFGFLIGLFASASWAGGPLSVYNGSPVTWKPNGKTLLYQVDQGAMGPLSNYQAINLIQTAFQKWSRVDTSTLAFDKAKDVLSEDVTSKNYNRIVNSLPSDANPIIFDDDGSIIDLLMGSGSKTNILGLTSTSINNSDIVKAQIVFNGYYFEREHYSQTKIQATFLHEVGHVFGLDHSQYSRHLAQDGIGSNDGTISVLYPTTTDDDSQRQELSFDDKIAVSNLYPTIYHKNSTGSIRGTVKRGSTELPGVNIIARDANDPVSRIATTVSGTYNNRGAYEIAGLPPGKYEVMAEAVDSYFKGTSSVGQHAEQSNSPSFRNPIKAQYYSSGGAARSAETIVEVKSLNYTSGIDISVEQASLPSDENYTYLMGLNSKTVGGAKAGYYAPYKFLLAPSGSEGSVNIVFDFDQNSKYTIDIARELSNGGFKTFTVKDTALQKIVTLSQQGDVPLEKTRYFISIGNRGSYDFTFTISSRIATPIPSTPTPQPTNTPTPTLTPSLTPSSTRTPTSTPKPTFTRTPTHTPISVSTPTAVYTPTPTSTPTASVTPTPTDAPTPAPLCGDVNGDGKIGIEDVIYILRLSIDLPVEVPPGVTMEEMRWTADVNGDGKIMANDAILIYRKIADPNLNLGCR
- a CDS encoding RNA polymerase sigma factor, producing the protein MVRASMSVLGSVVDSAIAAGAIKADVWPSRWERGAEGGCKAEDGAQTMKWDSDATDEQLMLACQRGRDDALDALYQRHYRPVLMFIIRTIQDRHLAEDLVQETFLRIYNNRQSWKPRSKFTSWLYRIARNLCIDEKRRYWNRMVHSDSQMKESDDNGGSSFLDRVEDAAGDARDVFAVKIDEETIKKAINCLSEEQREVIILNKFQGMSYIEIAEILDTTPDSIKQRAYRAHLKLRQILEPMLREYA
- a CDS encoding redox-sensing transcriptional repressor Rex; the protein is MNSGEHPPILSEAALIRMSRYLNVLQEFHHKGIPQISTRKLADLLGVNPAVVKQDFLPLKVRGQTGVGYEVAVLLETIREVFLSRGSLSFAIVGFGNIGQAVANYMGFENQGFKMKAIFDVNPKFYNYSVRDIHVNDAEKMVQICRDLAIDIGVVCVPAPAAQDVVERLVEGGVKGIWNFAPTELVVPEGVILVHEHLTRGLLTLSYHIAQRLRGETMIVESAPPPEE